A region of the Pseudarthrobacter sp. MM222 genome:
GCGGCGGGGGCCAGGACGCCGGTATTGACGCTCGCCAGGCGGTACGGAACCAGCGGGCTCTCGGTCGGGGTGGTAACCCGCACCGTGCGGGCGTCGACCGCGGTGACTCCGCTGACTACCTTGGGATTGAAGGCCCGCGCGGGTACGGCTGCCCCCAGGACTCGCTGCAGGGAGCCGGCCACGGCCTCGGCGCTCAGCGCGCTCCCGTCCTGGAACTTGACTCCTTCGCGGATGGTGAAGTCCCATTCCAGCGGCGAGACCTGCTTCCACTCCGTCGCCAGCAGCGGCACAACTTTCCCCTGCGATTCGTCGTAGCGGGTCAGGGTTTCGAGGCATCCGGACAGGGACAGAATGTAGGCGGCGTCGCTCTCCAGGGCCCAGTTCGCCACCGGAGCCCGGAAGTTGTCCACTATGATCCGCTGGTCGGTCTTGACCGCCTTGGTGTCTGCGGCCGGGCCGCTGAAGCCGCAGCCGGACAGTGAAAGGAGCGCCACGAGCCCAAGGGACAAAGTTGACGGGAGGGAAAAGCGCACGAAACCACCTAGATTCGACGCCTGCAGACCGGCAGGCGGGATTGACTGGACCGATGAAGGCCAAAGGTAGTTTAGGCTAACCTAACTCACTGTTCCAAAAGACTACTGAGGGGCCGTCACATAGCGCCCTGTCGGCGAGCGTGCTGTCGGCGAGCGTGCCGATGGCGTTTTGGAGGCGCAGGACCGCGCGTCCGGTGCCGCACGCCGCGGACCGATCCCAAAAGACCCCGTGGACCAGATATCGGGTATCGGGCCACGGGGTCTCGTTGCTAGGTACGGGCGGCTACAGCGCCGGCTGCACCCCGAAGGCTACTGCGAGCCGCATGATCTTCTCGGCGCGGCCCAGGCGGGGCAGGTCGGAGCCGTCACGGATGACGCGGCCGTTGGCCTCGAAGTCGGCCATGAAGTCGGTGGCCCAGGCGACGTCGGACGGCGTCGGGCTGATGACCTCGTTGATGACGGGCGTCTGATCGATGGCCAGGCACAGCTTACCGGTCATGCCCATCGTGACGGTGATGCCGGTCTGCTCGCGCAGGATCGGGTGGCTGGTGCCCACCGTCGGTCCGTCAATGGGACCGGGCAGGTTGCCGACCCGGCTGGCGACCACCAGCTTGGCGCGCGGGTAAGCCATGGCCTCGGGCGTGGCGGCCATACCGGTGTCGCGGCGGAAGTCGCCGGAGCCGAAAGCGAGCCGGAACGCGCCCTGGGCCTTGGCGATCTTGTTGGCTTCCTCGATGCCGACGGCGGACTCGACCAGCGGAATCACCGGAGTCTTGCCGTCCATCCGGTGGAAGCTTTCCGTGACCTGGTCCGCGGATTCGGTCTTGGCGAGCATCACGCCCAGGAGTCCCGGGGTGCCACGGAGGCCGGCGAGGTCGTCGGCCCAGAAGGAGCTGGTGGCGTCGTTGATCCGGACCCAGGCGGCGCCGCCGCCGGTAAGCCATTCCACCACGTTGGCGCGGGCGGCATCCTTCTGGGAGGGATCCACGGCATCCTCGATGTCGAGGATGATGGCGTCCGCGCGGGAAACGGCGGACTGGTCGAAGAGCTCGGGTTTCATCGCATTGACCAGGAGCCACGATCGGGCGATTTCTGCTGGGACATTGCGTTGGGGCCGGACGGTCCCGGCTGCGGTGGTAGAGGTCATGTCTCTACGCTATCCGCACCCGGGACATCCGGCTAAGTATTCCGGCCCTGAGGGGTGTCCATTACGACCAAAATCACAGGCTACGGGATGTTACTGCCCCGCGCGGTGACCCAAAGCCGGTACCACTCGGCCCTGGTCATGCCGGCGGCAACTTCCGCCGCGCCTGCGCAGGCCTGGATGCGTTCCGGGTTGGCCGTGCCGATCACCGGTGCAATCCCGGCCGGATGCTTCATCAGCCATCCCAGCAGGATTGACTCCCCCGTAGTATTCTTTTCCGCGGCAAGCTGCGCCACCAGCGCCGTGGTGGCTTCCTCCGCGGCCGTCGGCCGCGCCGACGGCGCCCCGGTGTAAAGGCCGCGGGCCAGGGCACCATAGGCCTGCAGCGTGATCCCGTGCCGGACGCAGTGCTCCACCGTGCCGTGTGGGAAGCTGTAGTCCGTTCCCTCGGCGTGGTTGACCAGCACCGTGCTTTCCAGCCAGGCCCGTTTCAGCAGGCTCATTTCGAGCTGGTTCGCGACCACTGGGGCCTCCAGCCGGTCCTGCAGCACCTCGATCTGCGGCCCGGACATGTTGGATACGCCCACGGCCCGGACCTTGCCCTCGGCCATCAGCTGCCCGACGGCGGAGGCCACCTCCGCCGGGTCCATCAGGGGATCCGGCCGGTGCAGCATCAGCACATCCACGTAGTCCGTGCGGAGCCGGGCGAGGCTCTCGTTGGTCCGCCCCAGGATGCCGTCCCGGCTCAGGTCGTAGTGCGTCTCCAGGCCCTGCTCGTCCAGCCGGATGCCGCACTTGGTCTGCAGCCGGATGCGCTCCCGCAGCCCCGGCGTCCGGTCCAGCACCTCGCCGAACACCGCCTCGGCCTTGCCGTTGCGGTAGATGTCGGCGTGGTCAAAGAGCGTGATGCCGGCGTTGAGGGCCGCGTCGACGGCGGCAGCCGCCTCGTCCACGTCCGCGGACGAGTACGGCTCCGCCGACCAGCTGCCGCCGAGCCCCATGCACCCATAGATCAGCTCCTGCACGGGGACCGGCCCCTGGGTCAGAAGTTCGCTGCTCTCGGCGCTCAGCGGCGTCCCTCTCATCGCAGCCAGACGGTGGTGCTGCCCGGAAGGAGGTCCCCCTCGAACGGTGCGCTGCTTAGCAGCACCTCGCCGGCCGGGATTTCCACCGGCTGCTCGCCGAAGTTGGTCACCGTCTGCCAGCCGCCCGGGCGGCTGAAGTGCAGGACATCGGGGCTGGCGGTGGCGTGCCATTCCAGCTCCTCCGAAGTCTGCAGTTCGCGGCGCAGCTTCAGGGCCTTGCGGTAGAACTCGAGGGTGGATCCTGCCACCCCGTCCTCGGCGGCGACCGCGTAGCGGCTGAACCAGGCAGGCTGCGGCAGGTGCGCGCCGCCGTCGCCGAAGCCGAAGGAGTTGCCTTCCACGGCCCAGGGCAGCGGCACGCGGCAGCCATCGCGGCCGACCTCGACGCCCTTGTTGCGGAAGAACGTGGGGTCCTGGCGTTCGGAGTCGGGGATTTCGCCGACTTCCTGCAGTCCGAGTTCCTCGCCCTGGTACAGGTACGCGGAGCCCGGCAGCGCCAGCATCAGCTGGGTGGCCGCGCGGGCACGGCGCAGGCCCAGTTCGACGTCGAGCTCTTCAGCCGGAGCTCCGGCCAGGAGCCAGCCCTTGCCGTCCTGGCCCTTGGCGTGCCTGCCGCCGCCCTTGGGCAGGCCGTAGCGGGTGGCGTGGCGGACGACGTCGTGGTTGGAGAACACCCAGGTGGATGACGCGCCGGACTCGGTGGCCTCGGCAAGGTTCCGGGTGATGATTTCGCGGAATTCCTCGGCGTCGAAGTCGGCCTGCAGAAGGTCGAAGTTGAATGCCTGGCCCAGGCCCTCTGGGCTTGCGTAGCGGCCACGGCGGCTGGCGTGCACCCATGCCTCCGCGACGGCGGTACGCGGCGGGTTGTATTCGTTGAAAACCTCGCGCCATTCGACGTAGATCTCGTGGACTTCGTCGCGGTCCCAGAACGGGTGCGAGCCGTCTTCGTGGCCGTCCGCGCCAGACCCCGCGGCGCTGAGCTCCACCTTGGAGAGCAGCGGCTCGGTGAGGTCCTTCGTCAGCGCGTGGGCGACGTCGACGCGGAAGCCGTCCACGCCGCGGTCGGACCAGAAGCGCAGGGTCTTGAGGAAGTCATCCCGGATTTCGCGGTTGGCCCAGTTCAGGTCCGGCTGCTCCTTGGCGAAGATGTGCATGTACCACTGCCCGGGGGTGCCGTCGGGTTCGGTGATGCGTTCCCAGGCGGGCCCGCCGAAGACCGATTCCCAGTCGGAGGGCGGAAGCTCGCCGTTCTCGCCCTTGCCGTCGCGGAAGATGTAGCGCTCACGGGCGGCGGACCCCTTCGGCGAGGCGAGGGCCTCCTTGAACCAGACGTGCCGGTCGGATGAGTGGTTCGGGACGATGTCCGCGATCAGCTTGATGCCGGCTGCGTGCAGCGCGGCGGACATCTCGTCGAAGTCCGCGAGGGTGCCGAGCTTGGGGTCCACGTCGCGGTAGTCGTCGACGTCGTAGCCGCCGTCCGCGAGCGCGGAAGGGTAGAACGGGCTCAGCCAGACGGCATCGATCCCGAGTTCCTTCAGGTACGGGACCTTGGCCGTGATGCCCTTGATGTCGCCCAGGCCGTCACCGTTGGAGTCGTAGAAGCTCCGCGGGTAGATCTGGTACACCGATGCCTGGCGCCACCAGTTGGGGTCGGCGGCGAGGTCGGAACCGGACAGGGTTGCCAGCGTGGCGGTGTTGGTCAAGGGATGATCCTTCGGGGCTCGGAACCGGTCTGGTATTTTAGATACAAGCTAAATATATTGCCTGAACAATTATGGGTCCCGGATCCGGGGAAGGTCAAGATTTGATGCCGCAACCCGCCGCCGCCACTCCGCAGCTCCTGCGCAGGGTGAATGCCCAGGCGGTCCTGGGCATTGTCCGCGGACTGGACGTGGCCACCGGGACCGAGCTGATGGCTCATACCGGACTGACCCGGGCGTCCGTGATCGCCGTCTGCGAGGACCTGACCCGGCGCGGCTGGATCCGGGAACTTGACACTCCCCCGCGCGGCCCCGAGTCGCCCGGCACCCCGCGGAAGGGCCGGCCGGCCCGGCGTTTCGAACTCAACTCCGAGGCAGGTTACGTCCTCGGCATCGACATCGGCGCGGCGACGACCACGGCCGCGGTCGCGGACCTGCGAGGAACGGTCGTCGCACGTTCCAGCGAGGCGTTCCGCGCCGTCGACATCCCCGCTCAGGAGCGGATCGCCGTCGTGGATCGGGCCTGCCGGCGGGCACTGACGGCAGCGGGAACACATCCTGCCAAAGTTCTTGCGGCCGGCGCCGGCATCGCCGCCCCCGTGGACCGCGACGGCAACGTCCTGGTGACCCAGCACTTCTGGAGCCTGTTCGACGTCGGACTCCGCGCCGCGTTCAAGGAGCTGCACGGCTGGACCGTGTTGCTGGAGAACGACGCCAATCTTGCCGCGCTCGGCGAACGATGGCGCGGCTCCGGCGCCGGCGTCGATGACCTCGTCGTGCTCCTGGCCGGCGAGCGGCTGGGCGCCGGGGTGATGGAGTCCGGCCGGCTGCTGCACGGCCGGGGCGGCGCCGCCGGTGAGATGGGCTACCTGGACCTGGTCGAGGGCGTGGGCTCCAGCGACGGCATCGCCAGCCTGGCAAGGCAGTGGTCCACGGCAGGTGGAGGACCGCAGGCCGGAGGGGCGGCGAGCGCCCGGCGGGTGTTCGAGGACGCGGCCGCGGGGGATCCTGCGGCGCAGCAGATTCTGGACCGGATCTCGGAACGGATGGCGCGCGTGATCGCCTCGATCGCCAGCCTGATCAACCCGGAGCAGGTGGTGATTGGCGGCGCCGTGGCCGAGTCCGCCGGCGCCCTGCTCCCCCGTATCAGCGCCCTGCTCCCCCGTTTCACCGCGACCCCGCCGCGCGTGACGGTCTCACCGCTGGGGGATTCGATCGTCACGATGGGCGCCATCCGGCATGCCCTGGACTACGTCGAGGAAAACGCGCTGGAACTGGAGCTTCCTACTCCGGCATGATCATGGTGCGCAGGTCCAGCTGGCGCAGCACGCGGTCCGCGACCTCGGGATCCATGCCCGGCTCGTTGCGGGCCGCCACGACTTCCTGCCGGGCGGCATCCAGGGCAATGGTTTGCACGGCGATGGCGAGCTCGCGCCCCCGCTTTCGCTTTTCGCCCACGCTTTCGTTGCGGAGGCTGCCGTCGAGCAGTTCGGCGTGCAGGCGGGTCATTTTTTCCTTGACCAGGGCCACCTTTTCCGGCGGCAGCTCCCTCATCAACTCGTTGTCCTTCAGCGCTGCTATCGCCGCCTGCTGCGCGCGCCGGGCCAGCACGCGTGCGGCGTCGCGTTCCTCCGCGCCGTCCTCGGAGGCTTTCAGGACCCGCATGAGCCACGGCAGCGTGAGTCCGGGCAGGACCAGGGTGGCCAGCAGCACGGCGCAGGCAATCACCAGCAGCTGGCTGCGGGCCGGGAACGGGCTGCCGTCGGCCAGCGTGAGCGGGAGTGCCAGAGCCAGAGCCAGGGTGGCCAGGCCCCGCATCCCGCACCAGGTGAGGATCAGGACCTCCTTGGCCGACGTGGGACGCAGCACGTCCTTACGGCTCCGGGCCAGCCCGGACATCATGGCGAGCCAGAGGAACCGGACCGCGAACACCAGCAAGCACACCACGGCGGCGGAACCGATCATGGCGTAGATGCCCGCGCCTTCATTCCGGATGACCTGCCGGATCTCCAGCCCCACCAGGCCGAAGGCAAGGCCGGTGACCAGTAGCTCCACCACATCCCAGAAGGCCGTCCGGGTGACCCGTTCGGCGGCGTCCTGCGGCCTGGAGTGGCGCTGCATTTCCAGGGCTGTGACGACGACGGCGATCACACCGGACGCGTGCACCTCTTCGGCCAGGATGTACGCGGCGAACGGCACCACGAGGGTGACGGCGCTGCGGGCCACCATGGACTGCACCAGACGAGTGATCGCATTAGTAAGCCAGCCCATGCCGATGCCCACCGCGACGGCGATCGCGGCACCGAGAGCGAACTGCAGCACGACGTCGGGGGCGATCTTCGTGCCGGACACCGTTGCGGCCACTGCGGCCTGGAAGATAACGATGGCGGCGGCGTCGTTGAAGAGGCCTTCGCTCTGCAGAACGGTGATGAGCCTGCGCGGCATGTGGACCCGGCCGGCGATGGATTCCACGGCCACAGGGTCAGGCGGGGCAACCATGGCGCCCAGGGCGATCGCCGCCGGAATTCCGATGCTTGGGATCATGAGCCAGGCGGCACCGGCAACAACAACGGTGGAGGCGACCACCAGGGCGACGGCGAGCATCAGCAGGGTGCGCCAGCGGACCCGGAATACCGCCCAGGACGTGCGCTGCGCGGTGGCGAACAACAGCGGCGGCAGGAAGATGGGCAGGATCAGCTCCGGCGAGATCTCCATCTCCGGAAAGCCGGGGATGAAGGTCAGCGACGCGGCCAGGATCAGCATCAGGACCGGGTAAGGCAGCCTCAGCCTGTCCCCCACACCCACGGCCACCACCGTGGCCAGCAGCAATCCGATGATGAGTGCCAACTGGTCCATGTGCTCGCTTCCCCCGGAGTAATCGCGGCCGCCATCCGTTCAGGATGCGCCGGCCGCCCCCACCACTTTATCGGGGTCCTGCCGGAAGCCGGTCGAGCTAGGTCATGGCCTCCAGGGCGGCCGCGATGGGCAGGCCGCCGTCGCGGAACCCGATGGTGCGGCTGACCGCGGCAGGCAGCTCCAGGACCGCGGCGGCGACGAGGGCCACGTTGGCGCGGGCTGTGTCGGTGCCCTGCCAGGTGCCGTCCGGGTTGACGTCGATCAGGCCGGTGCCCGGTCCGCCGGTCAGCATACCGGGGCAGAGGATGGTCCAGTCCAGACCGGTGCCGCGGAGATAGGAGTCCGCGGCGGCCTTGGCCTCCGCGTAATGGAAGAAGGGATTATCCTCGGGGACGCCGTGGTCCGGCCCGGCTCCGAGGTAGGACACCATGATGTAGCGCCCGACGCCGGACTGGACGGCGGCATCCATCGAACGGATCGCGGCGTCCCGGTCCACGGCGTAAGTGCGTTCAGGGTTTCCTCCGCCGGCTCCGGCGGACCAGACGACGGCGTCGTGGTCCCGCAGCGCCGCGGCGATTTCCGCCGTCGTCGAGTTCTCGACGTCCAGGACGACGGGCGTAGCGCCGGTGGCGGCGACGTCGGCCGCGTGGTCCGGGTTGCGGACGAGGGACGTCACAGCCTGCCCTTCCGCTGCGAGGATGCTTGACAGTTCCCTGGCCACTTTTCCATGGCCGCCGATGATTGCGATTCGCGTCATGGACCCATTCTGTCCCACAGCGCCACCGCCCGCACCCGTCAGCCGGCGGGGTGGGGGTGTTCCTGTGGGCTGACAAGCTGTTCCGGGTCCCAGGCCGGTTCCGTGGCCATGTCCACACCCTCCCCGGCGCTTGACCTCGGCCCGACGGCGGCGGACACCGCCGTGTGGGCCTGGCGGGCGATGCCGGCACGGACGCTCTCGACGGTTTCGTCCCCCAGCAGGGGGCCCGTGTAATCGATGCTGAGCCGTCCGTCCTCCACCGTAGTGGAGTAGTTCCCCAGCGCGTCGGAAACGATTCCCTCCAAATCCACTGCCGCTGAGAGCGCGGTGGGATCCTCAGTGTCGGCGGTGAAACGGAGATCGTGGACCAGGACCGGCAGGACGTAGAAGTTGTCCACGCCGGCCTTGGCCTCGCCCGCTTCTTCGGTTGCCTTGGTCACGATGGCCCGGCCTTGGTCGACAGTGGCCCCGGCCGGAAGGGCCACGATCAGCTCCGGCACCATCTTCTGCAGCAGGGCAGGTTCGAGCACATCGGGGGAAATGCTCTCCAGCGTGGAGCCCGCGGCGGCGGCAGCCGATTCGAGATCGGTCCGGACGCCGGCCAGATCGGCGTCGTTGGCGGATTCGACGGCGATCACCACTCGGCGCCTGACCATCAGTCCGTCGAAACTGACCGTGGGCCGGCTGTTGCCCAGGTCCTGCCCTTCCTCCGACAGCGTCCCGACTGTCGCGACGGTGGCGGACTCGCTGGCCGCTCCCGCGGAAGCCGGGGGGGCGGCCGGGCCGCCGGTGCAGCCGCCCAGGGCGAGGGATAGCAGCACCGCCGGCACGATCAGGAGCACCCGT
Encoded here:
- a CDS encoding ROK family protein; translation: MPQPAAATPQLLRRVNAQAVLGIVRGLDVATGTELMAHTGLTRASVIAVCEDLTRRGWIRELDTPPRGPESPGTPRKGRPARRFELNSEAGYVLGIDIGAATTTAAVADLRGTVVARSSEAFRAVDIPAQERIAVVDRACRRALTAAGTHPAKVLAAGAGIAAPVDRDGNVLVTQHFWSLFDVGLRAAFKELHGWTVLLENDANLAALGERWRGSGAGVDDLVVLLAGERLGAGVMESGRLLHGRGGAAGEMGYLDLVEGVGSSDGIASLARQWSTAGGGPQAGGAASARRVFEDAAAGDPAAQQILDRISERMARVIASIASLINPEQVVIGGAVAESAGALLPRISALLPRFTATPPRVTVSPLGDSIVTMGAIRHALDYVEENALELELPTPA
- a CDS encoding HpcH/HpaI aldolase/citrate lyase family protein → MTSTTAAGTVRPQRNVPAEIARSWLLVNAMKPELFDQSAVSRADAIILDIEDAVDPSQKDAARANVVEWLTGGGAAWVRINDATSSFWADDLAGLRGTPGLLGVMLAKTESADQVTESFHRMDGKTPVIPLVESAVGIEEANKIAKAQGAFRLAFGSGDFRRDTGMAATPEAMAYPRAKLVVASRVGNLPGPIDGPTVGTSHPILREQTGITVTMGMTGKLCLAIDQTPVINEVISPTPSDVAWATDFMADFEANGRVIRDGSDLPRLGRAEKIMRLAVAFGVQPAL
- a CDS encoding aldo/keto reductase: MQELIYGCMGLGGSWSAEPYSSADVDEAAAAVDAALNAGITLFDHADIYRNGKAEAVFGEVLDRTPGLRERIRLQTKCGIRLDEQGLETHYDLSRDGILGRTNESLARLRTDYVDVLMLHRPDPLMDPAEVASAVGQLMAEGKVRAVGVSNMSGPQIEVLQDRLEAPVVANQLEMSLLKRAWLESTVLVNHAEGTDYSFPHGTVEHCVRHGITLQAYGALARGLYTGAPSARPTAAEEATTALVAQLAAEKNTTGESILLGWLMKHPAGIAPVIGTANPERIQACAGAAEVAAGMTRAEWYRLWVTARGSNIP
- a CDS encoding Na+/H+ antiporter, whose product is MDQLALIIGLLLATVVAVGVGDRLRLPYPVLMLILAASLTFIPGFPEMEISPELILPIFLPPLLFATAQRTSWAVFRVRWRTLLMLAVALVVASTVVVAGAAWLMIPSIGIPAAIALGAMVAPPDPVAVESIAGRVHMPRRLITVLQSEGLFNDAAAIVIFQAAVAATVSGTKIAPDVVLQFALGAAIAVAVGIGMGWLTNAITRLVQSMVARSAVTLVVPFAAYILAEEVHASGVIAVVVTALEMQRHSRPQDAAERVTRTAFWDVVELLVTGLAFGLVGLEIRQVIRNEGAGIYAMIGSAAVVCLLVFAVRFLWLAMMSGLARSRKDVLRPTSAKEVLILTWCGMRGLATLALALALPLTLADGSPFPARSQLLVIACAVLLATLVLPGLTLPWLMRVLKASEDGAEERDAARVLARRAQQAAIAALKDNELMRELPPEKVALVKEKMTRLHAELLDGSLRNESVGEKRKRGRELAIAVQTIALDAARQEVVAARNEPGMDPEVADRVLRQLDLRTMIMPE
- a CDS encoding SDR family oxidoreductase — encoded protein: MTRIAIIGGHGKVARELSSILAAEGQAVTSLVRNPDHAADVAATGATPVVLDVENSTTAEIAAALRDHDAVVWSAGAGGGNPERTYAVDRDAAIRSMDAAVQSGVGRYIMVSYLGAGPDHGVPEDNPFFHYAEAKAAADSYLRGTGLDWTILCPGMLTGGPGTGLIDVNPDGTWQGTDTARANVALVAAAVLELPAAVSRTIGFRDGGLPIAAALEAMT
- a CDS encoding glycoside hydrolase family 13 protein; translation: MTNTATLATLSGSDLAADPNWWRQASVYQIYPRSFYDSNGDGLGDIKGITAKVPYLKELGIDAVWLSPFYPSALADGGYDVDDYRDVDPKLGTLADFDEMSAALHAAGIKLIADIVPNHSSDRHVWFKEALASPKGSAARERYIFRDGKGENGELPPSDWESVFGGPAWERITEPDGTPGQWYMHIFAKEQPDLNWANREIRDDFLKTLRFWSDRGVDGFRVDVAHALTKDLTEPLLSKVELSAAGSGADGHEDGSHPFWDRDEVHEIYVEWREVFNEYNPPRTAVAEAWVHASRRGRYASPEGLGQAFNFDLLQADFDAEEFREIITRNLAEATESGASSTWVFSNHDVVRHATRYGLPKGGGRHAKGQDGKGWLLAGAPAEELDVELGLRRARAATQLMLALPGSAYLYQGEELGLQEVGEIPDSERQDPTFFRNKGVEVGRDGCRVPLPWAVEGNSFGFGDGGAHLPQPAWFSRYAVAAEDGVAGSTLEFYRKALKLRRELQTSEELEWHATASPDVLHFSRPGGWQTVTNFGEQPVEIPAGEVLLSSAPFEGDLLPGSTTVWLR